A genomic window from Pseudanabaenaceae cyanobacterium SKYG29 includes:
- a CDS encoding aminotransferase class V-fold PLP-dependent enzyme, giving the protein MAWIYFNYGGQGLLAPAVIDKIRENYAYIETLGAFSHGANDWIASELAETRSVLAHLLGTTPETITLTQNTTEGCNIALWSYPWRAGDHLLLSDCEHPGVVAIAAALSQRLGVKFSFFPLFDYRDRGEVEVLALLAEHLQPQTKMVMVSHICWNTGQILPLQSIAQLCHDRGIWLAVDAAQSVGVLPLQLEELGVDFYAFTGHKWLNGPLGLGGLYVAPRVQEEALVTFVGWRGLKQKQAKFEVASSAYPLLGALRLALELANQGGTTTERYQRIGQNAQHLWARLTSLPGINTVCASPPRSGLVPFQVANFSPLALSRLLEEKYRICLRSIPHPPALRASVSYSTSPEDIEQLVAVLAQELKGQGN; this is encoded by the coding sequence ATGGCGTGGATATATTTCAACTACGGGGGGCAGGGGCTGCTAGCACCAGCGGTCATAGATAAAATCAGGGAGAACTACGCTTACATCGAAACTCTGGGAGCATTTTCCCATGGCGCTAATGATTGGATTGCGTCAGAACTGGCGGAAACCCGATCGGTTTTAGCCCACCTCCTGGGCACCACCCCAGAGACCATAACCTTGACGCAGAATACGACAGAAGGTTGCAACATTGCCCTGTGGAGTTATCCCTGGCGGGCGGGCGACCATCTGCTGTTGTCAGATTGCGAACACCCTGGCGTTGTGGCGATTGCCGCAGCCTTGTCCCAAAGATTGGGCGTAAAGTTTAGCTTTTTCCCCCTGTTTGACTATCGGGATAGGGGGGAGGTAGAGGTATTAGCCTTACTGGCAGAGCATTTGCAACCCCAGACCAAAATGGTTATGGTCAGTCACATCTGTTGGAATACGGGACAGATTTTGCCTCTGCAGTCAATTGCCCAACTCTGTCACGATCGGGGCATTTGGTTAGCAGTGGATGCGGCTCAGAGTGTGGGGGTTTTGCCTTTGCAACTAGAGGAGCTGGGGGTAGACTTCTATGCCTTTACGGGGCATAAATGGTTGAATGGACCCCTGGGTCTGGGTGGCTTATACGTGGCACCCAGAGTACAGGAAGAGGCTTTAGTCACCTTTGTGGGGTGGCGGGGCTTAAAGCAAAAACAGGCTAAGTTTGAGGTGGCTAGTTCTGCCTATCCCCTGTTGGGGGCACTGCGACTGGCACTAGAATTAGCCAACCAGGGGGGGACAACTACTGAACGGTATCAGAGGATAGGACAAAATGCCCAACACCTATGGGCAAGGCTGACCTCTTTGCCTGGCATAAATACTGTTTGCGCATCTCCCCCCCGATCGGGCTTAGTTCCTTTCCAGGTAGCTAATTTCTCCCCCCTTGCCCTCTCCCGCCTTTTGGAAGAAAAGTACCGTATTTGTTTACGGTCGATTCCCCACCCCCCTGCCTTGCGGGCATCCGTGAGCTACAGTACCTCCCCTGAGGACATCGAACAATTGGTGGCAGTGTTAGCCCAAGAACTCAAGGGGCAAGGTAATTAA
- a CDS encoding trypsin-like peptidase domain-containing protein yields MVGLYWKRQSGCPPGMYLLPWVLLPPPVFAQDINEQVNIRVYRLASPAVVSIRSGNRTGSGTIVDPKGLVITSGHVVRGQSQVTVTLANKQRFLGQVVAASLNPDLAVVRLVGVKENLPALKLGTTEPIQVGQRVFAIGDPFGRFAGTLTTGIVSRLDNDRQLIQTDAALNPGNSGGPLLNSRGELIGINTLIFSPNNLPTGIGFAINAEVAREFLRSVEGSSERRSALLPKRLPLDGQLLVETLTSTDPKLPDGSYYKLYDFVGKAGKTVVIEMSSRDLDAYLVLLDPRGEQLAEDDDGGTGADARITYTLPMDGVYTLYASSYEAGVVGRFTVRAQIVDRPPRHVLDPESIILYRVGNLGERSRVLAKDGSFFDVYTFEGRAGQLVELSLQTEEFQPYLLLFSPDQKVLDQNKGLAGGKSATIVIRLPQTGQYRVVANAYNPKGRGEYILTVRQVNR; encoded by the coding sequence ATGGTGGGATTATACTGGAAAAGGCAGAGTGGTTGTCCTCCTGGTATGTACCTTTTGCCCTGGGTGCTGTTGCCACCCCCTGTCTTTGCCCAAGACATCAATGAGCAGGTTAATATTCGCGTCTATCGCTTAGCTAGTCCGGCCGTAGTCTCCATTAGAAGTGGCAATCGCACAGGCAGTGGCACGATCGTTGACCCCAAGGGACTTGTCATCACCAGCGGTCATGTAGTGCGGGGGCAGAGTCAAGTCACTGTCACCCTTGCTAACAAGCAGCGATTTCTTGGGCAGGTGGTGGCGGCTAGCCTCAATCCTGACTTGGCAGTAGTACGCCTAGTGGGAGTCAAGGAAAATTTACCCGCTTTGAAACTGGGGACAACAGAACCGATCCAAGTGGGACAAAGGGTTTTTGCCATTGGTGACCCCTTCGGGCGCTTTGCTGGTACCCTCACCACAGGTATTGTCAGTAGGTTAGATAACGATCGGCAACTCATCCAAACCGATGCTGCCCTCAATCCTGGCAATTCTGGTGGCCCCCTCCTCAACAGCAGGGGAGAACTGATTGGCATTAACACCTTGATTTTTAGCCCCAACAACCTGCCCACGGGCATAGGATTTGCCATCAATGCCGAAGTGGCACGGGAATTTTTACGTAGTGTTGAGGGTAGCTCTGAACGGCGGTCAGCCCTATTACCTAAACGTTTGCCCCTCGATGGACAGCTGTTGGTGGAAACCCTCACCTCCACCGACCCCAAACTACCGGATGGGAGCTACTACAAACTCTATGATTTCGTGGGCAAGGCGGGGAAAACAGTGGTTATAGAAATGTCCAGCCGTGACCTGGATGCCTATCTTGTCCTCCTTGACCCTAGGGGAGAACAACTAGCAGAGGATGATGACGGCGGTACAGGTGCTGATGCCCGCATAACCTACACTCTACCAATGGATGGGGTCTACACTCTCTATGCCAGTTCCTATGAAGCGGGGGTAGTCGGTAGGTTTACTGTGCGCGCCCAAATAGTCGATCGTCCTCCCCGCCATGTCCTCGACCCTGAAAGTATCATTCTCTATCGCGTAGGCAATCTAGGGGAGCGGAGTCGGGTCTTAGCCAAGGATGGCAGCTTTTTCGATGTCTACACCTTTGAGGGACGAGCGGGACAGTTAGTCGAGCTATCCCTGCAGACAGAGGAATTCCAACCCTATCTCCTCCTCTTTAGCCCCGACCAAAAGGTACTAGACCAGAATAAAGGCCTGGCGGGGGGCAAGTCCGCCACGATCGTGATTCGCCTCCCCCAAACGGGACAGTATCGGGTCGTTGCCAATGCCTATAACCCCAAGGGACGGGGAGAATACATCCTGACAGTGCGCCAAGTGAACCGCTAG